Genomic DNA from Nitratidesulfovibrio vulgaris str. Hildenborough:
TCTCCCGCCCTCCCTCTTTTTTCTTGACCCTCGCCCCCCGACCGAGTATCAAGTGCTCCGCGCCATGAGGCGCCACCTTCCCCGGTGGCTCAATCGGCAGAGCGGGTGACTGTTAATCACTAGGTTGGCGGTTCAAGTCCGTCCCGGGGAGCCAGATGATCTAGGCCTGTAGTAATACAGGCCTTTTTCTTTTTCTGCACCACACTCCCCCCGTAGCACCCGGCAGTCTCGTCATGGGGTTGTGGGGGGACTCTCAGGTTGAGAGAATGCGTCACACAAGCTGAATACGCTCACCTCTCGACGGCCACGGGCAACGGCTGACACATTGCACTCTCTGCATCCCCCTGAAGGCATGGCCTCGGGGGGTCTTTGCATCCTGCCCCCCTGTACACCACCGCCCGAAAAGACACTTCACGTCCGGCCGTTCCGATACGCAGATTGCGCTTCCGGGATAAGACGTTATCCCCATGTGTGATATTTTGACTTTGATTTTCACTTTCATTATTCACAAACATCGAACGACGTAACCACTCGCACGACAGCGTCGTGCACCACCTCCGCTGCAGGACCACACCACATGCCGCTCATTCCCACGCCAGCCTTCCACTCTCCGCAAGCAAGGGCATCGCGCACCGCCGAGGTTCACATCACCCCCCTCCTCGACCGGCAGGGCATGTGCCTTCTTCATGTCGAAGCCCGCGCCGCACATGACGGCCTGCTCATCCAGCCGGGGACGGAAGGGGTGCTCACCTGCCTCATCCTGCACAGTGGTCCCGCACCGTATGGCGAAGGCATCACCCTCTCCAGCGGCATCGCCCGCACCATCTCGATACTTGGCGTAGACAGGGCCCTGTGCCCCGACCTTGCCGACATGCCGCCGGTACTCACCGTGCTGGCAAGCCCCTCGGTGCTGCTTTCATTGCAGGCATGGCATACGGGCGCCCATGATGGCATGTCGCCCACTCGTGCGGCCGCCCGCCTCCTCGACCTCTTGGCCTCCGTCGTGGAGACCGCCCGCTGCGAAGACGAAGACATGCCCCCGGAACATCGCGCCGCGCACATCCTCGCCACGCATCTCGCGTCGCCTCCGCCCATCGACGACCTCGCCCGCATATGCCGCACCAGCAGGGCGACGCTGGCCCGCAGGTTCAGGGCCACCTACGGTACCACCATGCGTGAATACCTGCGGCTTCGCAGGCTAGAAGCGGCCTATCGCCTTCTCGAACGAGAAGGGGTCTCGGTGACGGATGCCGCCTACGCCGTCGGCTACGAGAGTCTGCCCTCGTTCTCGCGCGCCTTCCACGAACACTACGGCAAGGCCCCGGTCATCGTGCGCAACAGGGTGCCTACATACGTTCCGCCTGCCCCCGTGGGGTATGTCTGCCGCCTTCACGACAGTCGCCCCCCATCCCCCGTTCACGACATCCACGACTGACAACGTCGTCCTGTTTTCCGGGGTTCGCCCCGCCACCATAACCCCCGCCCGCCGGGAGGTCTTCGACGACGCCCGAAGGCGACACGAGACCCCACGACGCGGGCAGCCTGCAAGGTGACACCTCATGTCCATGAAACACTCCTCGATGCGTACAGGCGGGACGGCGGCCCTTGCCGCCCTTCTCTGCCTCACAGGTGGATGCCTGCGCGACAGGGCGCCATCGGCACCACCTGCACTGGTCGCCCCCGCTGAATCCACTGCCGTTCCCTATGGCTGGTATGACGGCCGGTGGCCGCATGAACGCCCGCTGCCCCCCCACGAACGCCTCCTGCCACACGACAGCGCACGCTTCGGACGGCTGGCAAACGGGTTGCGGTACGTCATCGTCCCCAACGCCAAACCGGAAGGACGAGTGAGTCTGCATCTCGACGTACAGGCTGGGTCGCTCATGGAGACTGACGAACAACGCGGACTGGCGCACTTCGTCGAACACATGGCCTTCAACGGGTCGCGCAATTTCGCACCCGGCACGCTCATCCCCTTTCTGCAGCACAACGGCATGGCCTTCGGGGCCGACGCCAACGCCCATACCAGCACGGCAGAGACCGTCTACAAACTCGACCTGCCTACCGCCGACACTGCGACCATCGAAAAAGGGTTGCTCATCCTGCGGGATGTGGCCGACGGGCTGCTCATCCTGCCTGAAGAGGTCGAGAAGGAACGCGGCGTCATCCTCGCCGAGAAGCTGGCGCGGGATAACCGCAGAAGTCGCGCGGGCAAGGCCCTGCGAGACGTCCTCTATGCCGATAGCCGCTACGCCTTCGAGACCATCGGCCTCGAGGATGTCGTGCGCCATGCCCGCCCCGAGACGCTGCGCGCCTTCTACGACACATGGTACCGCCCCGAACGCATGGTGCTTGTGGCTGTGGGGGCCGTCACCCCCGCCGACCTCGCGACCATGGTCGAACGTCACTTCGCTGATGTGAAGGCGCGCACCGGCGCACCGGTCATGCCCGCGCCCGGCAACGTCAGGCACGAAGGCGTACACGCAAGCTACGACCCGGAGACGGGAGGCGGCGTGACGGTGAGCGTCACCGCCATGCACACGGCGCGAACCGAGGTCGACTCCATGAGCCTGCAACGCCGCAGACTGGCAGAGGCCGTCGCCACCAGCGCGTTCCAGAAGCGGTTGCTGCGCCTCGCCTCCACGCCCGGTGCGCCCGTCCTTGGCGGTCATATGGCCATGCCCGTCGGTTTCGAGATGTTCGAGACCGCCACCATCACCATGCGTGCCCGTGGCGAAGACTGGCGCAACGCGCTGACGACCGCAGAGACGGAACTGCGCCGGGCCCTCGAACACGGCTTCACGCAAGACGAGTTCGAGAACGCGCGACGCGTGTGCGAGGGGCTTTTCACCACCATGCGCCGTGAGAAGGCCAATCGCACCAACAGCGACATCGCCGCAGAGGCCGTGGCCTGCTTCAACGCCGACAGGGTGTTCCAGTCCACAGACCAGACCTGCGACCTCTACCTGAACATGCTCTCCAGCCTCACCCGAGGCGAGGTCGAAGAGGCATTCCGCCGCCGCTGGGACACAGGCAACAGGATGTTGCACCTCTCCGGCATGGCAGGCGTGGAGAACGCCCCGGCGCGCCTTGTCGAGGCGTGGGCCGAGAGTACCGCACACGCTGTCGAAGCACCGCGTGACAGCGTCGCTACGGCCTTCCCCTACCTTGCCGAACCCACCCTGCCCGCGCTCGTGTTGCACGACTCCTCGCGCCAGTTGCCGGAAGGCCCGGCCCTTCGCACCGTACGCCTCGACAACGGCCTCACCCTGCACATGGCCGTCACGCCCTACGAGAAGGGACGCTTCAGCCTTTCGCTGTTCCACGGTGACGGGCTGGACGGTCTGGACGATGCGACCTACGCGGTGGCACGCGCCACCGAACGCACCCTCCGTGAAGAGGGAGTGGGACGTCTCTCGCGCGAGGCCACACGCGACCATCTCGGCTGGAGGCATGTGAAGGTGGAGACGGACTACCGCGACGACGCCTTCACCATCAACGCCAGCGGCCCCGGTGAGGAACTCGACGCCGTCACCGCCGCCCTGTGGACGCAATACACCGACCCCACCCCCACGAAGGCAGGACGGGCGCGGGCCATAGAGGGACTTGAAGCAGGCAGGGACGAACGCGAGAACACCGTCGAAGGCGTTGCCCCTCACCGCATTCGCGCCTTCCTCTACGGCGACGCCCGCCGCACCGCACCTCTTGACGGCCGGGATGTGGCCCGTGTGCCGCTCGACGCCATGAGCGACTTCGCCCTTGCCCGCACGTCCACGCCTCCTCGCACCATCGTGGCAGTGGGAGACTTCGACCCCGAACGTCTCATCGAACGGGTGCGCCATCTCTTCGCCATGCCAGCACCCGTGCCTGCCTCCCACGAGGCACCGCATGAGGCCATCCGCTTCCCCGCCGGGGCACGGCGCACCGTCGAAGTGGCCGACCCCGATGGCAAAGCGCACCTCGTGGTGGCGTGGCGGCATGACCTTGAGGACGAATCAGACCAGCGCGCGCTGGCCATCCGCCACCTGACAGCATCATGGCTCAACGAAGTGCTGCGCGAAGAGGTGCGAGAGGCCATCGGCGCCTCATACTCCCCCTCCGGGCGCTATCGCCATGACCAGGAACGCGGGGGCTTCGGCACCTATGTCGCCTCGATTCGCACCGATGCGGCACTGGTCGACAAGGTACGGCGGGCCGTGCGCGAGGCGGCCCAAGGGCTGGCGAAGGGCGAAGTGCCCCCCGGCACGGCTGCGCGCCTGCGCGCACCGGTACTCAACGCCATCACCAAGGCCCGCGACTCGAACACCTACTGGCAGCGCATCATCGAAGCCGAAGTCCTGCGCGGCAGACCGGCGGCCCGCCATGCCGAAGCCTTCGCCAAGGCACTGGGCACCGTCACCGATGCCGACATCGCTGCGGAAGCACGCGCCGTCTTCGCCACAAGAAGTGCCGAACTCGCCATCACGGGCAAGGCACCTGCGACAAAGCCCGGCGGCAAACCCTCCAAGGCTGCGGTCTCCCGAAAGATACCCGCCGGGACCACAACCGAAGAAACAGCCCAAGGAGTAGCCCGATGAGCGGCACGACGATGATCGAATGCCGGGGCCTGCGCCACGACTACGGCGAACGCCCCGTGCTGCACGGGCTGGACTTCACAGTGGAAGAGGGCGGGGTGTTCGGCCTTCTGGGCCGCAACGGCGCGGGAAAGAGCACCACCATCAACATCCTCATGGGATTCCTGCGTCCCACGGGCGGACAATGCAGCGTGTTGGGTGCACCCAGCCATGCCCTGCCCCCTGCCGTCCGTGCTGACATCGGCCTGCTGCACGAGGGGTTCATCCAGTACGACTTCATGACCATCGCCGAACTCGAACGCTTCCATGCGCCGTTCTATCCCCGGTGGGACAGTGGCGTGCTGCGCGAAGTGGTGGAACGCCTCGACCTGCCCATGGGCAGACGCCTTGGCCGCATGTCATGCGGTCAGCGGGCACAGGTGGTGCTGGGACTCATCATGGCCCAGAATCCGCGCCTCATGCTGCTGGACGACTACTCCATGGGGCTGGACGTGGGCTATCGCAGGCAGTTCATCGACATGCTGCGCGCCTACGTCCGCGAACGCGGCACCAC
This window encodes:
- a CDS encoding helix-turn-helix transcriptional regulator — protein: MPLIPTPAFHSPQARASRTAEVHITPLLDRQGMCLLHVEARAAHDGLLIQPGTEGVLTCLILHSGPAPYGEGITLSSGIARTISILGVDRALCPDLADMPPVLTVLASPSVLLSLQAWHTGAHDGMSPTRAAARLLDLLASVVETARCEDEDMPPEHRAAHILATHLASPPPIDDLARICRTSRATLARRFRATYGTTMREYLRLRRLEAAYRLLEREGVSVTDAAYAVGYESLPSFSRAFHEHYGKAPVIVRNRVPTYVPPAPVGYVCRLHDSRPPSPVHDIHD
- a CDS encoding M16 family metallopeptidase — encoded protein: MSMKHSSMRTGGTAALAALLCLTGGCLRDRAPSAPPALVAPAESTAVPYGWYDGRWPHERPLPPHERLLPHDSARFGRLANGLRYVIVPNAKPEGRVSLHLDVQAGSLMETDEQRGLAHFVEHMAFNGSRNFAPGTLIPFLQHNGMAFGADANAHTSTAETVYKLDLPTADTATIEKGLLILRDVADGLLILPEEVEKERGVILAEKLARDNRRSRAGKALRDVLYADSRYAFETIGLEDVVRHARPETLRAFYDTWYRPERMVLVAVGAVTPADLATMVERHFADVKARTGAPVMPAPGNVRHEGVHASYDPETGGGVTVSVTAMHTARTEVDSMSLQRRRLAEAVATSAFQKRLLRLASTPGAPVLGGHMAMPVGFEMFETATITMRARGEDWRNALTTAETELRRALEHGFTQDEFENARRVCEGLFTTMRREKANRTNSDIAAEAVACFNADRVFQSTDQTCDLYLNMLSSLTRGEVEEAFRRRWDTGNRMLHLSGMAGVENAPARLVEAWAESTAHAVEAPRDSVATAFPYLAEPTLPALVLHDSSRQLPEGPALRTVRLDNGLTLHMAVTPYEKGRFSLSLFHGDGLDGLDDATYAVARATERTLREEGVGRLSREATRDHLGWRHVKVETDYRDDAFTINASGPGEELDAVTAALWTQYTDPTPTKAGRARAIEGLEAGRDERENTVEGVAPHRIRAFLYGDARRTAPLDGRDVARVPLDAMSDFALARTSTPPRTIVAVGDFDPERLIERVRHLFAMPAPVPASHEAPHEAIRFPAGARRTVEVADPDGKAHLVVAWRHDLEDESDQRALAIRHLTASWLNEVLREEVREAIGASYSPSGRYRHDQERGGFGTYVASIRTDAALVDKVRRAVREAAQGLAKGEVPPGTAARLRAPVLNAITKARDSNTYWQRIIEAEVLRGRPAARHAEAFAKALGTVTDADIAAEARAVFATRSAELAITGKAPATKPGGKPSKAAVSRKIPAGTTTEETAQGVAR
- a CDS encoding ABC transporter ATP-binding protein — encoded protein: MSGTTMIECRGLRHDYGERPVLHGLDFTVEEGGVFGLLGRNGAGKSTTINILMGFLRPTGGQCSVLGAPSHALPPAVRADIGLLHEGFIQYDFMTIAELERFHAPFYPRWDSGVLREVVERLDLPMGRRLGRMSCGQRAQVVLGLIMAQNPRLMLLDDYSMGLDVGYRRQFIDMLRAYVRERGTTVLLTSHVVQELDRLVDRMVVLQRGRVAADCTRALFMETYRRYRLPLSEAVLRLVPDGIILDTDDDAEGVTLFAAAAPERMRSHLASLGIACDALTDVALTFEDAFVALTTARRLPA